The Xylocopa sonorina isolate GNS202 chromosome 17, iyXylSono1_principal, whole genome shotgun sequence genome includes a region encoding these proteins:
- the Mvd gene encoding mevalonate diphosphate decarboxylase encodes MSTVTCIAPVNIAVIKYWGKRDETLILPTNDSISVTLDTEHLHAKTTVMASPNFKQDRVWLNGQEEDIKNPRLQNCLTEIRKRTEDTSGISKWKVHICSENNFPTAAGLASSAAGYACLVAALAKLFKVKGDITSIARVGSGSACRSVLGGFVKWSMGSEPNGSDSIAKQLAPATHWPDMRILVLVVNDARKKDSSVIGMRRTMETSDLFKHRVKYVVPDRVNKMQQAIAKKDFKTFAEHTMKDSNSMHATCLDSYPPVIYMNSISHEVIHFIHAYNDAVNEVKVAYTFDAGPNAVLYILEKNVAEFLGVLDYYFPPPETDLTRYYKGLPIEKIKHSDELVNNMNLKRQSPGCFKYVIHTQIGSGPKYLDKPKDHLLNEKGLPINLS; translated from the exons ATGAGTACTGTTACTTGCATTGCCCCTGTCAATATCGCTGTTATAAAATATT GGGGCAAAAGAGATGAAACGTTGATCTTACCCACAAATGATTCCATTAGCGTTACTTTGGACACCGAGCAT TTACATGCAAAAACTACTGTAATGGCCAGTCCAAATTTCAAACAAGATCGTGTATGGTTAAACGGACA agAAGAAGACATCAAGAATCCTAGACTGCAAAACTGTTTAACAGAAA TTAGAAAAAGGACAGAAGATACCAGTGGTATAAGTAAATGGAAGGTTCATATCTGTTCAGAAAATAACTTTCCAACTGCAGCTGGACTGGCTTCTAGCGCAGCAGGTTATGCTTGTTTAGTAGCAGCCCTTGCTAAACTATTCAAAGTGAAG GGTGATATTACTTCAATAGCACGCGTTGGTTCTGGATCAGCATGTCGCAGTGTTTTAGGAGGTTTTGTAAAATGGTCGATGGGCTCTGAACCCAATGGTAGCGACAGTATCGCAAAACAGTTAGCACCTGCCACACACTGGCCAGACATGAGAATTCTAGTGTTAGTT GTGAACGATGCAAGGAAAAAAGACTCCAGTGTTATTGGAATGAGAAGAACAATGGAAACATCTGATCTTTTTAAGCACAGAGTAAAATATGTTGTTCCCGATAGGGTGAATAAAATGCAACAAGCAATCGCTAAGAAAGATTTTAAAACATTTGCCGAACATACAATGAAGGATTCAAATTCGATGCACGCAACATGTTTAGATTCGTACCCACCAGTTATTTATATGAATAGTATCTCACACGAAGTTATTCATTTTATCCATGCTTACAATGATGCTGTTAACGAAGTAAAG GTTGCGTATACCTTTGATGCAGGTCCAAATGCAGTTTTATATATTTTGGAAAAAAATGTAGCAGAATTTTTAGGAGTATTAGACTATTACTTTCCACCACCAGAGACTGATCTTACAAGATACTATAAAGGATTACCTATCGAAAAGATCAAACATTCTGAT GAACTGGTTAATAACATGAACTTAAAAAGACAATCGCCTGGATGTTTTAAATACGTTATACATACTCAAATCGGAAGTGGCCCTAAATACTTAGACAAGCCGAAAGATCATCTTCTAAATGAAAAAGGACTGCCTATCAATCTTAGCTAG